From the Deinococcus hopiensis KR-140 genome, one window contains:
- a CDS encoding sulfurtransferase — protein sequence MTQNPPTAYAHHVLVDTAWLAAHHGDPLVRVLEASEDLALYDSGHAPNALRLDSRRDLWDPVIRDFLTPEAFAALMARLGITHETTVVLYGDKSNWWATYAFWFLKYNGHADVKLVNGGRQKLDADGLAFTITVPEVTPTTYPVRARNERLRIYRDEVRQHIAAVHKGEGALVDVRSPDEFAGNVTHMPEYPQEGVLRGGHIPSAVNLPWAIAVKYDGTFKSAQQLQRLYETAGVTPDKAVVTYCRIAERSSHTWFVLTQLLGYPNVTNYDGSWTEWGNAVGLPIEKEQP from the coding sequence ATGACCCAGAATCCACCTACCGCTTACGCCCATCACGTGCTGGTCGATACCGCCTGGCTCGCCGCACACCACGGTGACCCGCTGGTGCGCGTGCTTGAAGCCAGCGAGGACCTCGCTCTGTATGACAGCGGGCACGCCCCGAATGCCTTGAGGCTCGACAGTCGGCGTGATCTGTGGGACCCGGTGATTCGTGACTTTCTGACTCCGGAGGCCTTTGCCGCCTTGATGGCCCGCCTGGGCATTACCCATGAGACTACGGTCGTGCTATACGGCGATAAGAGCAACTGGTGGGCCACGTATGCGTTCTGGTTCTTAAAATACAACGGGCACGCGGATGTGAAGCTCGTGAATGGCGGCCGTCAGAAGCTCGACGCGGATGGATTGGCCTTCACCATCACTGTTCCGGAGGTGACGCCAACCACGTATCCCGTCCGGGCGCGCAATGAACGCCTGCGTATCTACCGGGACGAAGTACGTCAACACATCGCAGCTGTCCACAAAGGTGAAGGCGCTCTGGTGGATGTCCGCAGCCCGGATGAATTCGCGGGGAACGTCACACACATGCCTGAGTACCCTCAAGAAGGTGTGCTGCGTGGGGGGCACATCCCCAGTGCGGTGAATCTACCCTGGGCAATCGCCGTGAAGTACGATGGCACTTTCAAGTCAGCGCAGCAGTTGCAGCGCCTATACGAGACGGCTGGCGTAACACCGGACAAAGCAGTGGTGACCTACTGCCGGATTGCAGAGCGGAGCAGTCATACGTGGTTCGTGTTGACGCAACTGCTGGGTTACCCAAATGTCACCAATTACGACGGGAGCTGGACCGAGTGGGGTAATGCGGTCGGGCTGCCGATTGAGAAGGAGCAACCATGA
- a CDS encoding IS6 family transposase → MTDRKPYRHRFPLNVIGYALWLYHRFPLSQRDVQELLHELGIRVSHETLRQGNIKFAPLLTEELRHWEPRRGSQWHLDEMCVQVGGVKHWLWRAVDEHGNVLDLLLQEHRDTEAAKSFFVRLLRQHDVPEVIHTDKLWSYGAALRELPVLQGVEHVQVVSTARCNNIVEQSHRPTRQQERAQLGFKRRRRTQEFLALHARVSNLHRQTRTTTPTALRRSNQTTALLLWQEVLQQAV, encoded by the coding sequence GTGACTGACCGGAAGCCCTACCGCCACCGTTTTCCCCTGAACGTCATCGGTTACGCCCTGTGGCTCTACCACCGCTTCCCTCTCAGCCAGCGTGACGTTCAGGAACTGCTCCACGAACTTGGTATTCGGGTCAGCCACGAAACCCTGCGTCAGGGGAACATTAAATTCGCTCCCCTCCTCACGGAGGAACTGCGCCACTGGGAACCCCGGCGGGGTTCCCAGTGGCATCTGGATGAGATGTGCGTCCAGGTTGGTGGGGTGAAGCATTGGTTGTGGCGAGCGGTAGACGAGCACGGCAACGTGCTCGACCTCCTTCTTCAGGAACACCGAGATACGGAGGCGGCCAAGTCCTTTTTTGTCCGCCTGTTGAGGCAACACGACGTGCCGGAGGTCATCCACACTGACAAGCTGTGGAGTTACGGGGCGGCCCTACGAGAACTTCCTGTGCTCCAAGGTGTGGAGCACGTTCAGGTCGTGTCCACCGCCCGCTGTAACAACATTGTGGAACAGTCGCATCGCCCCACCCGGCAGCAGGAACGTGCTCAGCTCGGCTTCAAACGACGACGGCGAACGCAGGAATTCCTCGCCCTGCACGCCCGCGTCTCGAACCTTCACCGCCAGACCCGAACGACCACTCCCACTGCCCTGAGACGAAGCAACCAAACCACAGCACTGCTTCTCTGGCAAGAGGTATTGCAGCAGGCGGTTTGA
- a CDS encoding transposase codes for MDEHRLGLQPILRTVWAPTGQPLVRPVHPRDEWLYIYAFVNPESGESRFWLVPVLNKEADQAVMAAFAQRVGAGEKLHVLVVQDGGGFHVPAPQGQPEGIETVTLPPYSPELQPVERLWALTDHTVANRCFDTRQDFTETLAQQCAWLETQPDLLSQHTLFHWWPLLRNESESV; via the coding sequence ATGGACGAACATCGTCTGGGATTGCAACCCATTCTCCGTACCGTCTGGGCACCAACCGGGCAGCCACTGGTCCGTCCTGTCCACCCGCGCGACGAGTGGCTCTACATCTACGCTTTCGTCAACCCGGAGAGCGGGGAAAGCCGATTCTGGCTGGTTCCGGTTCTGAATAAGGAGGCTGATCAAGCCGTGATGGCGGCCTTCGCTCAGCGTGTAGGAGCGGGTGAGAAGCTCCATGTCCTGGTCGTTCAGGATGGAGGAGGTTTTCATGTCCCTGCACCGCAGGGACAGCCAGAGGGGATCGAAACGGTGACCTTACCGCCGTATTCCCCGGAATTGCAGCCTGTCGAGCGGCTCTGGGCTTTGACCGATCACACCGTTGCCAATCGCTGCTTTGACACCCGACAAGATTTCACCGAGACCCTCGCTCAGCAGTGCGCTTGGTTGGAGACGCAGCCCGATCTTCTCTCACAACACACCCTCTTTCACTGGTGGCCTTTGTTAAGGAATGAGTCGGAGTCCGTATAA
- a CDS encoding DUF4388 domain-containing protein, with the protein MAPIVLIVSENADAIVAELPHYVPAGEHWQLAPTATSEDALRLTLPQAPDLIVLQAEAPIPETHPLFEYAREVWPETFFLLSTSCTREEVQPLFSRYGDMPLASPDLTPLCAAIAHEVATLSRGSLRGLSLPSFLQTMEWEARSLAIRVQSEQDWGRLHLKQGRLVNAYVHRQQRYGEAAVFEILTWQDTAVTIERSYHNEHDVIGQSLASLLIKAKQAEPEELKADDLIIEEDAQGQAQEAIPSAPSPVPTELSTEASSSVPSQEIDMANVKDTLDAALRTIDGAIAAALVDYGSGMALGMLGSGVNLEVAAAGNTEVVRAKMRTMEMLGIQGGIEDILITLDKQYHILYIVPNQKLFMYLVLSKDQSNLAMARYKLRTLTQDLSV; encoded by the coding sequence GTGGCACCGATCGTCCTGATCGTGAGCGAGAACGCCGACGCCATCGTGGCAGAACTGCCCCATTACGTCCCTGCAGGAGAGCACTGGCAGCTCGCCCCCACGGCCACTTCTGAGGACGCCCTTCGGTTGACGCTCCCTCAGGCGCCCGATCTCATCGTGCTGCAGGCGGAGGCCCCCATACCGGAGACCCATCCGCTGTTCGAGTACGCCCGGGAGGTGTGGCCGGAAACATTTTTCCTGCTGAGCACCTCCTGCACGCGGGAGGAAGTACAGCCGTTGTTCTCCCGGTATGGGGATATGCCCCTCGCCTCGCCTGACCTCACGCCGCTGTGCGCTGCGATTGCCCACGAGGTGGCCACGCTCAGCCGCGGTTCACTGCGGGGTCTTTCGCTCCCCAGTTTCCTGCAGACGATGGAGTGGGAAGCCAGGAGCCTGGCGATTCGCGTGCAGTCCGAGCAGGACTGGGGGCGGCTGCACCTCAAGCAGGGCCGGCTCGTGAATGCCTATGTTCACCGACAACAACGGTATGGGGAAGCGGCCGTGTTTGAAATTCTGACCTGGCAGGACACAGCGGTGACCATCGAGCGCTCCTACCACAACGAGCATGACGTGATCGGTCAATCTCTCGCGTCCCTGCTGATAAAGGCGAAACAGGCGGAACCGGAAGAGCTCAAGGCGGACGACCTCATCATCGAAGAGGACGCACAGGGCCAGGCACAAGAGGCCATCCCTTCCGCTCCGTCCCCCGTGCCCACAGAACTTTCCACGGAGGCCTCCTCCTCCGTGCCTTCCCAGGAGATCGATATGGCGAACGTCAAAGACACGCTGGATGCGGCCCTTAGGACGATTGATGGTGCCATCGCCGCAGCACTGGTCGATTACGGAAGTGGAATGGCCCTTGGGATGTTGGGCAGTGGCGTCAACCTGGAGGTAGCGGCCGCCGGGAATACGGAAGTGGTCCGCGCGAAAATGCGGACAATGGAAATGCTGGGTATTCAAGGTGGGATCGAGGACATCCTCATTACCCTGGACAAGCAATACCACATCCTGTACATCGTGCCGAACCAGAAACTGTTCATGTACCTGGTGCTCAGCAAGGACCAGTCCAATCTGGCGATGGCGCGATATAAGCTGCGCACCTTGACACAAGACCTGAGTGTTTGA
- a CDS encoding GAF domain-containing protein, translating to MNIQPREGSDSSELISTETIAIVDGLFEVLDVDFGGLLRIEPAHLQTLYSRSKHGGLEGFPANDDINPYLLWNAMRRGRPTFVDVFIHGPELWQPLSKLGVTALAFVPFTLRASTILAAILISFTPGRVWTDVEREFLRQTYTRGVPTHPN from the coding sequence ATGAACATTCAACCTAGAGAAGGCAGTGATTCATCCGAATTAATAAGTACTGAAACGATCGCTATTGTCGATGGATTATTTGAGGTGCTGGACGTTGATTTCGGAGGACTTCTCAGGATTGAGCCAGCACACCTCCAGACGCTGTACTCACGCTCGAAGCACGGTGGCCTGGAAGGCTTTCCAGCAAACGATGATATCAACCCTTACTTGCTATGGAATGCGATGCGTCGGGGTAGACCAACGTTTGTTGACGTCTTTATTCATGGGCCTGAGTTATGGCAACCCTTGTCTAAGCTGGGCGTGACCGCTCTGGCGTTTGTGCCCTTCACACTCAGAGCGTCTACAATTTTGGCAGCTATCCTGATCAGCTTTACCCCCGGACGAGTATGGACAGACGTTGAGCGCGAATTCCTTCGTCAAACCTACACCCGTGGTGTACCAACGCATCCCAACTGA
- a CDS encoding DUF4388 domain-containing protein, with protein sequence MGQHADAVVAELRHSAPGGEHWHLTSSATPEDALRLTFAPAPDLLVLQVDASISETHPLFEYARLAWPETFFLLSTPCTREEVQPLFSQYGDMPLASPELASLCAAIAHEVATLSHGSLRGLSLPSFLQMMEWEAKSLAIRVQCEQDWGRLHLKQGRLVDAYVHQQQRYGEAAAFEILNWQDTTVTIERSYRNEHDVIGQPLTSLLMEAMKRKDEGAHAKVLRLDDFILDKESKEPPVLEWDQAQAALPPTLFPAPIVFPSEEKSSVTIPQFNIANVKDTLDTALETIDGAIAAALVDYGSGMALGMVGNGVHLEMAAAGNTEVMRALVGTLKMLGIQGGIEDILITLDKQYHILYIVPSHPLFIYLVLSKDQSNLAMARYKLRTLTQDLNI encoded by the coding sequence GTGGGTCAGCATGCTGATGCCGTTGTGGCGGAACTGCGGCACAGTGCTCCTGGAGGGGAACACTGGCACCTCACTTCCTCTGCCACACCGGAAGATGCCCTTCGACTGACGTTCGCTCCTGCGCCTGATTTGCTTGTGCTGCAGGTGGATGCGTCCATCTCCGAGACCCATCCGCTGTTCGAGTACGCCCGACTGGCCTGGCCAGAGACGTTTTTCCTCCTCAGTACCCCCTGCACCCGGGAGGAAGTGCAGCCCCTGTTCTCCCAGTATGGGGACATGCCCCTGGCCTCGCCCGAGCTGGCCTCGCTGTGTGCTGCGATTGCTCACGAGGTGGCCACGCTCAGTCACGGATCGTTGCGCGGTCTCTCGCTGCCCAGCTTCCTGCAGATGATGGAATGGGAAGCCAAGAGCCTGGCGATTCGTGTGCAGTGCGAGCAGGACTGGGGGCGGTTGCACCTCAAGCAGGGCCGGTTGGTGGACGCGTACGTCCACCAGCAACAACGGTATGGGGAAGCGGCCGCGTTCGAGATTTTGAATTGGCAAGACACTACGGTGACCATCGAGCGTTCCTACCGCAATGAGCATGACGTTATCGGTCAACCCCTCACGTCCCTGCTGATGGAAGCGATGAAGCGCAAAGACGAAGGGGCGCACGCCAAGGTGTTACGCCTGGATGACTTCATTCTTGACAAGGAGTCCAAAGAACCGCCTGTCCTGGAGTGGGACCAGGCACAAGCGGCCTTGCCCCCCACCTTGTTCCCCGCGCCTATTGTATTTCCCTCAGAGGAAAAGTCCTCCGTGACCATACCGCAGTTCAACATAGCGAATGTCAAAGACACGTTGGATACGGCCCTCGAAACCATCGATGGAGCGATCGCCGCTGCTCTGGTAGATTACGGGAGCGGGATGGCCCTCGGTATGGTGGGCAATGGTGTTCATTTGGAGATGGCCGCTGCCGGGAATACGGAGGTCATGCGGGCCTTGGTGGGGACACTGAAGATGCTGGGTATTCAAGGTGGGATTGAGGACATCCTGATAACGCTGGACAAGCAGTATCACATCCTGTACATCGTGCCGAGCCATCCACTGTTCATTTACTTGGTGCTGAGCAAGGACCAGTCCAACCTGGCGATGGCGCGGTATAAACTGCGGACATTAACACAAGACCTCAATATTTAG
- a CDS encoding lasso peptide biosynthesis B2 protein: MRRAILVLSLLPDAVAAWHALRAGGDPRQHLTRWTVEQTPSMSVSSEWLTDLLAAASWLTRRLYPRLNQRGTCLPRAYTSYRALRRLGYPAVFVSGLTRTAQGVQGHAWIEGPHGPLLEYGELYNRERFTLQFQHPEETEILCMPQA, translated from the coding sequence ATGCGCCGCGCCATCTTGGTGTTGAGCCTGTTGCCGGACGCGGTTGCCGCCTGGCACGCCTTACGGGCTGGTGGCGACCCACGCCAACACCTGACACGCTGGACTGTAGAGCAGACCCCCTCCATGTCCGTTTCGTCGGAATGGCTCACTGACTTGCTCGCTGCTGCCTCATGGTTAACCCGACGGCTGTACCCGCGCTTGAATCAGCGCGGTACATGTCTGCCCCGTGCATACACGAGTTACCGGGCACTACGGCGGCTTGGGTATCCAGCGGTGTTTGTCAGTGGCTTGACCCGTACTGCCCAGGGCGTACAGGGACACGCCTGGATCGAAGGACCGCATGGCCCTTTGCTCGAGTACGGTGAGCTTTACAATCGTGAACGCTTTACACTGCAATTTCAGCATCCCGAAGAAACCGAAATACTGTGTATGCCCCAAGCTTGA
- a CDS encoding tail fiber domain-containing protein yields MNNRNNRSIVALALLSLGGLVLAQTTLPFTFSSGTPIKAADINSNFQALLTGVNNMGNLTTDGAPERLILPNGRFRTGELRAENSDISSTTGETTNGNMLLRLRAGSPLADRFRVSGSGSLVATGALGYGIIPATGAGERMMWYPFKAAFRAGSIGTGGTQWDDSNVGFYSWAGGYNSTASGFGSFAVGYAPEATATYSTAIGYNATAAKNAATAIGYNAKATGDGSTAMGYTVLAAGDHAVALGYRAATCSAPVTSPLSCGGTEYDGAFVLADASTTGWLSPSGNNQFNSRYAGGYRLYTNANMTAGVSINAGGASWNVMSDKNAKTDFKPVDVRAVLESVVKMPVTTWRYKEESGAPRHMGVMAQDFRAAFGLNTTDKTINTVDADGVALAAVQGLNAKLEARDREITALKQGNAKLASENAALKAQMQSVLDRLARLEQNAE; encoded by the coding sequence ATGAACAACCGCAACAACCGCTCGATCGTCGCGCTGGCCCTGCTCAGCCTTGGCGGCCTGGTCCTCGCCCAAACCACCTTGCCCTTCACGTTCTCGTCGGGCACGCCAATCAAGGCGGCCGACATCAACTCGAACTTCCAGGCCTTGCTTACGGGCGTGAACAACATGGGCAACCTCACGACCGACGGCGCCCCCGAGCGCCTCATCTTGCCGAACGGCCGCTTTCGTACGGGCGAGCTTCGTGCTGAGAACAGCGATATCAGCTCGACCACGGGCGAGACGACCAACGGGAACATGTTGCTGCGCTTGCGCGCAGGCTCGCCGCTGGCCGATCGTTTTCGTGTGAGCGGCAGCGGCAGCCTCGTTGCCACCGGAGCGCTCGGTTACGGCATTATTCCCGCAACGGGTGCGGGCGAGCGCATGATGTGGTATCCGTTCAAGGCGGCGTTTCGTGCGGGCAGCATCGGTACCGGTGGAACGCAGTGGGACGACAGCAACGTCGGCTTCTACTCGTGGGCGGGCGGGTACAACTCGACGGCGAGCGGATTCGGCTCGTTCGCCGTCGGGTACGCCCCGGAGGCCACCGCAACCTATTCGACCGCGATAGGCTACAACGCGACAGCGGCCAAGAACGCAGCGACCGCAATCGGCTACAACGCGAAAGCGACAGGGGACGGATCGACTGCGATGGGCTACACCGTCCTCGCGGCCGGCGACCACGCGGTTGCCCTGGGGTATCGCGCCGCCACGTGCTCCGCGCCCGTGACCTCTCCGCTCTCTTGCGGGGGCACGGAGTATGACGGGGCGTTCGTCCTCGCCGACGCTTCCACGACAGGATGGCTCTCCCCGAGTGGCAACAACCAGTTCAACTCCCGCTACGCTGGAGGCTACCGGCTGTACACGAACGCCAACATGACGGCGGGCGTGAGCATCAACGCGGGCGGCGCGTCGTGGAACGTCATGAGCGACAAGAACGCCAAGACAGACTTCAAGCCCGTGGACGTACGCGCGGTGCTCGAAAGCGTCGTGAAGATGCCGGTGACGACGTGGCGTTACAAGGAAGAATCCGGCGCGCCGCGGCACATGGGCGTGATGGCGCAGGACTTCCGCGCGGCCTTCGGCCTCAACACCACGGACAAGACCATCAACACGGTGGACGCCGACGGCGTGGCCCTCGCCGCGGTTCAGGGCCTCAACGCGAAACTCGAAGCGCGCGACCGCGAGATCACCGCCCTGAAACAAGGCAACGCGAAGTTGGCCTCGGAAAACGCGGCCCTGAAGGCCCAGATGCAGAGCGTTCTCGACCGCCTCGCGCGGCTGGAGCAGAACGCGGAGTGA
- a CDS encoding IS630 family transposase codes for MAASERDGAWRAQFVADLAAVPPSDLLYLDESGFQTNMTRTYARCPRGQRAIDTVPRSRGKNLTLLCALTLAGPTAPLAVEGGVNGHVFVAYVKRVLVPVLHPGHVVVLDNLGAHLRPKVRELIEATGALLVYLSPYSPNLNPIEFTSSKLKAALRALATRTREGVIDALRLALDAVTPSDARGCFQHVLSLQLMR; via the coding sequence CTGGCCGCCAGTGAACGCGACGGGGCATGGCGGGCGCAGTTTGTCGCTGATCTGGCTGCGGTACCCCCGAGCGACCTGCTGTATTTAGACGAAAGTGGCTTTCAAACCAACATGACCCGCACGTACGCGCGTTGCCCTCGTGGGCAACGGGCCATCGACACCGTGCCTCGCAGCCGCGGCAAGAACCTCACCCTCCTGTGTGCCCTTACTTTGGCTGGACCAACCGCCCCGCTGGCCGTTGAGGGTGGAGTCAACGGCCACGTCTTCGTCGCTTACGTCAAGAGGGTGCTGGTTCCGGTGCTGCACCCTGGACATGTTGTGGTCTTGGACAATCTTGGGGCGCACTTGCGCCCCAAGGTCCGGGAGTTGATTGAGGCCACCGGAGCCCTGCTGGTCTATCTGTCGCCCTACTCCCCAAACCTTAACCCCATCGAGTTCACGTCCTCTAAGCTCAAAGCGGCCCTGAGAGCCCTCGCCACCAGGACCCGTGAGGGCGTGATAGACGCCTTGCGACTCGCTTTGGATGCCGTGACCCCCTCCGACGCACGAGGCTGTTTTCAACACGTCCTCTCCCTTCAACTTATGCGGTGA
- a CDS encoding tail fiber domain-containing protein, with protein sequence MNTRNRILLASSFLLVMGGVTAQSALPFTFSTGTPAKADDVNANFAALNARKLEMGMTISGDGPAGSQARLRLGLDGALSLRGLTNETGNPLNSLFNVDKTGGVLATGQIGVGIIPATGAGWRMMWHPQKVAFRAGYVDGAQWDESNVGYYSWAGGALNTAAGIYSFAMGNQNTIEASAQCGMAMGSGNKIFGTSPNIGTCGVAMGLNNKVADHVGVTLGQNNTSDGDLAVAIGYRNVAVGDYSTAMGYRATTCETTPTAGTSTAPDSCASGTTGKNGAFIYGDASTTEYMTAKANNEFAVRAAGGFRFRTNATQTTGCNLPAGSGSFSCTSDKNQKKNFQGVDVSAVLRKVLELPVKTWVYKDEASGARHMGPTAQDFYKAFKLGDSDKSIGHLDQAGVAYAAIQGLNEKVEAKDREVQQLREEAQNRQREVAALKSENAALKGQMNSILERLAKLEHGAAQ encoded by the coding sequence ATGAACACGCGCAACCGCATCCTGCTCGCTTCCTCCTTCCTTCTCGTCATGGGCGGCGTGACCGCACAGTCGGCCCTGCCGTTCACCTTCTCCACGGGCACCCCCGCCAAGGCCGACGACGTGAACGCCAACTTCGCCGCGCTCAACGCCAGGAAGCTCGAGATGGGCATGACCATCTCCGGCGATGGACCCGCAGGCAGTCAGGCGAGACTGCGGCTCGGCCTCGACGGCGCCCTCTCGCTCCGTGGCCTAACCAATGAAACGGGCAACCCACTCAACTCACTTTTCAATGTAGACAAGACCGGGGGAGTCCTGGCCACCGGGCAGATCGGCGTTGGCATCATTCCCGCGACTGGAGCGGGGTGGCGCATGATGTGGCATCCCCAGAAGGTGGCGTTTCGCGCGGGGTACGTGGACGGAGCGCAGTGGGACGAGTCCAACGTCGGGTACTACTCCTGGGCGGGGGGAGCTCTCAATACGGCGGCGGGCATCTATTCGTTTGCCATGGGCAACCAGAACACCATCGAGGCCTCGGCGCAGTGCGGAATGGCCATGGGCAGCGGCAACAAAATCTTTGGGACAAGCCCCAACATCGGAACGTGCGGCGTCGCCATGGGGCTGAACAACAAGGTCGCCGATCACGTGGGGGTCACGCTCGGGCAGAACAATACCTCCGACGGCGACCTGGCCGTCGCCATTGGGTACCGCAACGTGGCCGTCGGCGATTACTCGACGGCGATGGGCTACCGCGCAACCACCTGCGAAACCACTCCCACGGCAGGGACTTCGACCGCCCCAGATTCGTGCGCGTCCGGCACGACCGGGAAGAACGGTGCGTTTATCTACGGTGACGCTTCCACAACCGAGTATATGACCGCCAAGGCGAACAACGAGTTCGCGGTGCGCGCCGCCGGGGGCTTCCGGTTCCGCACGAACGCCACGCAGACCACGGGCTGCAATCTGCCCGCAGGCTCCGGGTCCTTCAGCTGCACTTCGGACAAGAACCAGAAGAAGAACTTCCAGGGCGTGGACGTGAGCGCGGTGCTGCGTAAAGTGCTGGAGCTGCCGGTGAAGACCTGGGTGTACAAGGACGAGGCGTCGGGCGCGCGGCACATGGGACCGACAGCGCAGGATTTCTACAAGGCGTTCAAGCTGGGAGACAGCGACAAGAGCATCGGGCACCTCGACCAGGCGGGCGTAGCGTACGCGGCGATTCAGGGCCTGAACGAGAAGGTCGAAGCCAAGGACCGCGAAGTCCAGCAGCTGCGCGAAGAAGCGCAGAACCGCCAGCGTGAAGTGGCGGCCCTCAAATCGGAGAATGCGGCCCTCAAGGGCCAGATGAACAGCATTCTTGAACGTCTGGCCAAACTCGAACACGGCGCCGCCCAGTAA
- a CDS encoding class I SAM-dependent methyltransferase, producing MDWTTGLFDLEYARTDLEHRSAQAQADVQVMRSLLRPEPHHAVLDLGCGLGRHTLALAREGFTQVTGLDFVPAYLERSREQAQRERIGVKFLLGSQPKCV from the coding sequence ATGGACTGGACCACCGGGCTGTTCGACCTCGAGTACGCCCGCACCGACCTGGAGCACAGAAGTGCACAGGCTCAGGCTGACGTTCAGGTCATGCGCTCCCTGCTCCGCCCCGAACCCCACCACGCGGTCCTGGACCTCGGATGCGGTTTGGGGCGGCACACGTTGGCCCTCGCGCGCGAAGGCTTCACCCAGGTCACCGGTCTGGATTTCGTTCCGGCATACCTGGAACGTTCCCGGGAGCAGGCGCAGCGGGAGCGGATAGGGGTCAAGTTCCTCCTTGGGTCACAGCCAAAGTGCGTCTGA
- a CDS encoding helix-turn-helix domain-containing protein, whose amino-acid sequence MARRLVLPPPALRPLVQVYWLLDEDHPQAERHAFLPEQLAHLTFYSGRSWVLDEGGLLTPVPQVTLEGLVTSPAHLYSEGPVRALRAELYPWAAQHLFGWSYPDPALDLLAGAAGSGAAGTSRSIRAALTARDDETALGLLDAWLLALASGEQGAGRAGREWTPGLGVRAAVQLYHSGGHQRLAELAGEMDVSLRTLERQFVQEVGIGAKTLSRLIRFETAHNALIYDPQTPLAALASDLGFFDQAHLTREFRALGGLTPGAFARISEARHQGSETDAMQRHDPRSLLPQLPE is encoded by the coding sequence ATGGCCCGCCGCCTGGTCCTCCCCCCGCCCGCCCTAAGGCCGCTGGTGCAGGTCTACTGGCTGCTTGACGAGGACCACCCACAGGCCGAGCGGCACGCTTTTTTGCCGGAACAACTGGCGCACCTGACCTTCTACTCTGGCCGCTCATGGGTGCTGGACGAGGGCGGTCTGCTCACACCCGTTCCGCAGGTCACGCTGGAGGGATTGGTTACGTCGCCAGCGCACCTTTACTCGGAGGGACCAGTGCGGGCGCTACGGGCCGAACTGTACCCCTGGGCGGCCCAGCATCTTTTCGGCTGGAGCTATCCCGACCCGGCCCTGGACCTGCTGGCAGGCGCGGCGGGCAGCGGTGCAGCGGGCACATCGCGGTCCATCCGAGCGGCGCTGACTGCACGAGACGACGAGACGGCGCTGGGCCTCCTCGACGCCTGGCTGCTGGCACTCGCCTCTGGGGAGCAGGGAGCGGGACGGGCGGGCCGCGAGTGGACGCCGGGGTTGGGTGTTCGGGCCGCCGTGCAGCTCTACCACAGCGGCGGTCACCAGCGGTTAGCTGAGTTGGCAGGCGAGATGGACGTGAGTCTCCGTACGCTGGAACGCCAGTTCGTGCAGGAAGTGGGCATCGGTGCCAAGACCCTGTCACGCCTCATCCGCTTCGAGACAGCGCACAACGCCTTGATCTATGATCCGCAGACCCCGCTGGCTGCCCTCGCCTCTGACCTGGGCTTCTTCGATCAGGCGCACCTCACCCGCGAGTTCCGTGCCCTGGGCGGCCTGACCCCTGGCGCCTTCGCTCGGATCAGCGAGGCGCGACACCAAGGAAGCGAGACAGACGCCATGCAGCGACATGACCCCCGCAGCCTGCTACCCCAGCTGCCGGAGTGA
- a CDS encoding DinB family protein, translated as MTPDSSQITQTTQSFTNEWLNHRRLTRQVIEAFPEDQLFTFTAAAPMRPFGDMVWEIHGVTAYTLNGLVTDTWGEPRWSGFLRTREALLTAWDDLSARIASELPSVPATRYAEKKTLAWGPMTGLRAARGVLENETHHRGQGYVYLRAQGITPPDFWGVELPYRPQRIHV; from the coding sequence ATGACCCCCGACTCATCCCAGATCACCCAGACGACCCAATCCTTCACCAACGAGTGGCTGAATCACCGCCGCCTGACCCGTCAGGTCATTGAAGCCTTTCCAGAAGACCAGCTCTTTACCTTCACCGCGGCCGCACCCATGCGCCCCTTCGGAGACATGGTCTGGGAGATTCACGGCGTCACGGCGTATACCCTCAACGGTCTGGTGACGGACACTTGGGGCGAGCCTCGGTGGAGCGGCTTCCTCCGCACCCGGGAAGCGTTGCTGACGGCCTGGGATGATCTGAGCGCCCGGATTGCCTCGGAGCTGCCATCCGTTCCGGCCACCCGGTACGCTGAGAAGAAGACATTGGCATGGGGACCGATGACGGGGCTGAGGGCAGCGCGCGGGGTTTTGGAGAACGAAACCCATCACCGTGGGCAGGGTTACGTGTACCTGCGCGCCCAGGGCATCACGCCACCAGACTTCTGGGGCGTTGAGCTTCCGTACAGACCCCAGCGCATCCACGTTTGA